GGAGCAGCTGAAAGCCTCCCATGCACTGATCATCGGCCTGGGCGGGTTAGGCTGCGCGGCGGCGCCTTACCTGGCCGCCGCCGGCGTCGGCCGGCTGACGCTGGTGGATTTCGACAGCGTGGCGCTCTCCAACCTGCAGCGCCAGATCCTGCACAGCGACCAGCGCATCGGCATAAGCAAGGTGGCCTCGGCCCGACAAACGCTGGTCGAAGTGAATCCGCACGTGGCGATCGACACCGTGGACAAGCAACCGGACGATGAACAGATGGCGGCGCTGATCGCCGCCTGCGACGTGGTGCTGGACTGCACCGATAACGTCGCCACCCGCGATCAGCTGAACCGCCTGTGCCACGCGCAGCGCAAGCCGCTTGTTTCCGGCGCGGCCATCCGTATGGAGGGCCAGCTGAGCGTGTTCACCTATCAGCCGGGCGAGCCATGCTACCGCTGTCTGAGCCGGCTGTTCGGCGACACCGCGCTGACCTGCGTGGAAGCCGGCGTGATGGCGCCGCTGGTCGGCACCATCGGCAGCCTGCAGGCGATGGAAGCCATCAAACTGCTGACCCGTTACGGGCAACCGCTGGTGGGAAAACTGCTGATGTTTGACGCCATGAGCATGCAGTTCCGCGAAATGAAACTGCCGAAGAACCCGCAGTGCGAGGTGTGCGGCGCAGAGGCCGAATAAGCGGGGAAAAGAGAGAGACGGCGCGGCGGGCGCCTGAAGTGCACCCGCCGCGCCGTTAATCCGTCAGGGGATTAGGCAATACCCTGGCTACGCAGATAGTCTTCGTAGTTGCCGGTAAAGTCGATCACCTTGTTCGGGGTGATTTCCAGAATGCGCGTTGCCAGCGAGCTGACGAACTCACGGTCGTGGGAAACGAAGATCAGCGTGCCTTCATACATTTCCAACGCCATGTTCAGCGATTCAATGGATTCCATATCCAGGTGGTTGGTCGGCTCATCCATAATCAGGATATTAGGACGCTGCATCATCAGCTTGCCAAACAGCATACGCCCCTTCTCACCACCGGACAGCACCTTCACTTTCTTCTTGATATCGTCCTGGCTGAACAGCAGACGGCCAAGCACGCTGCGCACCGCCTGCTCGTCTTCGTTCTCCTGCTTCCACTGGCTCATCCAGTCGAATACCGTCAGCGTCTCATCGAACTCATATTCGTGATCCTGGGCGTAGTAACCAATCTTGGCGTTTTCCGACCATTTGACGCTGCCGTTGTCCGGCTGCATATCGCCCACCAGCGTTTTCAGCAATGTGGTTTTGCCGATACCGTTGGTACCCAGCACCGCGACCTTCTCGCCGACTTCCAGCATCAGGTTCAGCTTGTTGAACAACGGACCGTTGTCGAAGCCCTTGGTCAGCGCTTCCACTTCCAGCGCGTTGCGGAACAGCTTCTTGTTCTGCTCGAAGCGGATAAACGGGTTCTGACGGCTGGAGGCTTTTACCTCGTCCAGCTGGATCTTATCGATCTGACGTGCGCGCGAGGTGGCCTGCTTGGACTTGGAGGCGTTGGCGCTGAAGCGACTGACGAACGACTGCAGCTCGGCAATCTGCGCCTTCTTCTTGGCGTTGTCCGCCAGCAGACGTTCGCGCGCCTGGGTGGCCGCCGTCATATATTCGTCGTAGTTGCCCGGGTAGACACGCAGTTCGCCGTAGTCCAGATCCGCCATATGGGTGCACACCATATTCAGGAAGTGACGGTCGTGCGAAATGATGATCATGGTGCTGTTGCGTTCGTTCAGCACCTGCTCCAGCCAGCGGATGGTGTCGATATCCAGGTTGTTGGTCGGTTCGTCGAGCAGCAGAATTTCCGGATCGGAGAACAGCGCCTGCGCCAACAGCACGCGCAGTTTCCAGCCCGGGGCGATCTCGCTCATCGGGCCGTAGTGTTGTTCCACCGGAATGCCGACGCCCAGCAGCAGCTCGCCGGCGCGCGCTTCGGCGCTGTAGCCGTCCATCTCGCCGTAGGCAACTTCCAGATCGGCCACTTTATAGCCGTCTTCTTCGCTCATTTCCGGCAGCGCGTAGATGCGGTCGCGCTCTTCTTTCACTTCCCACAGCTCGGTGTGGCCCATGATCACGGTATCGAGCACGCTGTACTGCTCAAAGGCGAACTGATCCTGACGCAGCTTACCCAGACGCTCATTCGGGTCGAGCGCAACGTTGCCGCCGCTCGGCACCAGATCGCCGCCGAGGATCTTCATAAAGGTGGATTTGCCGCAGCCGTTGGCGCCGATCAAACCATAACGGTTACCGCCGCCAAACTTGACGGAAATGTTTTCAAACAGCGGCTTACTGCCGAACTGCATAGTGATGTTGTTAGTACTTAACACAACGCTCGCTCTTAATTGGGAATGTGATTTGGCGCGCATTATGCCACAACGGGCCGCCGGGATCGCCCATAGTGTGTTCATTTTTACCACACGCGGCCAGTGAGGGGGAATGACGCATGGCTGACAATGTGGATTAGCCGATGGTGAGCGACGAAACGTGCTGCCGGTGGCGTGCTGCTACGGAGGCTGACGTGCGATTGGGTGCTGGCCGATCCGACGGGGAAGTTCGCTCGCGATAAAAGCGTTAATTACCGGTACTCATAGCTAACCACTTCGCCGTTATCCGTCAGCAGATAGTCGCCGCCACTGTATGTCGTAAAATGGATTCGGTTGCGACTATCGTTATTGACTGAAAAAACCACCTCCTTTTCAATACAATTAACCTTGGTCTTCATATCGTCAAAGCAGCGTCTGTCATACTTGCCCTCCTCTTTATAGCCATCCCCAAATAGCCAGAATGTGATGTAGAAGTTGCCATCGGGCGCCGGTTTCGGAACGCCGTAGCGCTCTTTCAGCCTATCCTTATTTTTCATCCACCAAGATATTTTTCCCTTATCGGTAAGTGGAAAACTCTTGACTAACACAGCGCTAAAATCATCATCCTGATGAACGGCAACGATCTCTACCGGTCGCAAAAGAAGCCAAAAAGCATAACCAATTAACACACCGGCCATCACTAACAGGACTAACTTAACCCTCATATCCATAGATCTTATCGACACGGCTTTCCTCCCTGATTCTCCCATGCAGAATAAAGATAAATCATCATCCTTAGTCTATATTTACCTTTGCTATCTTACCGTTTTTATCGATTCGGTATATCCCACCATCCGCAAAGAAAACAACACCCAGATTTTTACTTTTACTCACAGAGAAAACGATATCCTTCTCAATACAGTTAACCCTTGTCTTCATATCATCAAAGCACAACCTGTCGTACTTACCTTCCTCTTTATAGCCGTCACCAAACAACCAAAAATTCACGCTAAAATTACCATAGGATGCCGGTTTGGGGATGCCATAGCGCTCTTTTAGCATATCCTTATGCTGCAACCACCACTCTATTTTTCCCCTGGTAGTAAACGGAAAGTTTTTGACCAACACTGAGCTAAAGTGCCCATCCTCATGAACCGCCACTATTTTAACCGGGCGTGAAAACCACCAGGCGATATAAACAGCTAGAACACCGACTACTAGTAGTAAAAATGCATTTCGTTTTTTATTTATAACAGTCATTGATATCTTCCATGATACTTATCGATATTGTTATTAATATGATTTTCATTAATTCAATACCGATCCTATACAGTAGATGAGTATATCTATTTATATTTCTCTTTTATCATTTCACCATTTCCCTTTATGCGATACACCCCGCCATCCAACCTAAAAGACAGGCCGGTACTTTTAGCGTACCTGACCATCATCAGCAAGTTTTTATCAATACAGTTTTCTTGGTTGGCATATCATCGAAACACAGACGATTATACTTACCCTCCTCCTGATAGCCATCACCAAACAACCAGAAGGTCACGGTAAAGCCACCGTAGGATGCAGGCTGCGGGATATTATACTGATTCTTTAGCTTATCCTTATTTTCAAACCACCACTGAATTTTCCCCTTATCGGTAAGTGGAAAACTCTTAACTAAAACATCACTGTAGTTATTTCTCTGATGAACGGCAACAATCTCTACCGGTCGTAAAAGAAGCCAAAAAGCATAACCAATTAAAACACCGGCCATCACTAACAAGACTAACTTAACCCTCATATCCATAGATCTTATCGACATGGCTTTCCTCCCTGAATCCTCCATGCAGGATAAAGCTAAATCATCATCCTTAGTCTATATTTACCTTTGTTATCTTACCGTTTTTATCGATTCGGTATATTCCTCCATTCGCAAAAAACACAACCCCCATGTTTTTGCTATTGCGCACATTTAAAACGATATCCTTTTCAATACAATTAACCTTGGTCTTCATATCATTAAAACAGCGCCTGTCGTACTTACCTTCCTCTTTATAGCCGTCACCAAACAGCCAGAAAGTGATGCTGAAATTACCATAGGATGCCGGTTTGGGGATGCCATAGCGCTCTTTTAGCATATCCTTATTCTGCAACCACCACTCTATTTTCCCCCTGGTAGTAAACGGAAAGCTTTTGACCAGAACAGAGCTAAAATTTCCATTCTCATGAACCGCCACGATTTTAACCGGGCGCAGCAGCAGCCAGAGAATATAACCGAGAAAAATACAGCCCATAATTAAAATTATTTTTTTTGTTTTTTTATTTTTTACGTTCATCTTCACTCCCAATAATTTCCACTGTAGCATTCATGTTAGTCATAAAAGGCTTAAATCCAAATTGATTATATCGTTGCAGTAAAAACCAAATGCGAAAGAATCTGAACTGGTTAAATTTAAACTTTGAAATGTCGCCATCATCTAATCCAAAGTGATCCTGAATCTGGTAATTAATTAACGCACGATAGCGGTCTTTCTCAATATGTAATGACTTTATGGTAACATGGGTTGCCCAGGTATCATGCACAGTGATCCCCATTCCGTTAAAATTATCCTGGAAACGGTCAAATTTAGGCAGTTTGCTATCAAGAATAGTTTTTGTAAGCTCTTCTCGAATCGCAGGTAGATAGGTTCTGTTCTTCCAATCAATGTTTTCAATTAAAGCAAACTTTATTTTCAATAACGAACTGTCATCCGTTTTGTCCCCCAAAATATGCTCCCTCAACGCCCTGTCCAGATGCGGGCTGGCAAACGGCATGCCGTTGCCGTATTGCAGATGGTCGATCATTTTGCCGATCAGGTACTTGTAGGGGCCATAAAGGGCAAACATCCGCGACAGCTGGCGCAGCTCATCAAATAGTATGGCGGCGCACTCCCGGCGGGTCAGCGTCTGTTGCGGGGCGGACAGGCGGCTGACCATCGCATAGGCGCGCGGGTGCGTCTGGTGAAGACGTTTTCTGGTCAGCGTCCACGGGTCTACGGTGGCGGAAACGTCCGCCAGTCGAAAATGCGTTTTTAGCTGTGATGCGGACAGGTCTCCACTACGCATATCGCTCGCTCCGTAATCGTCCATGCGCTTTTGCGTTTTAAATATCGTGCAGGGGAACTGCAGTGCAGCCATCATGATACATTCCTTGTGTCATCGTCCAATGATCGTCACAAGCGAATGATACTCAGCAGCCAAACTTAGTATAGATATTGCACACAACTGCGGCGAAAAACAGGATTCACGCTGCTATTAACACCAAAAAGATAAGTTTATTCCTGGGTTTTCAGCGCCTCCGGAGGCGGCTCTTCCCCCTGACGCTTCCTTATTAAGAAACAACGGGCAACGTTTCATTACTGCAGCATGGGGAACCGTGGTTATTTTCAGAAACACAGGGCGGCCGGTGTTTCTCTTGCCGCCACCAATGCCTCCTTTTCCCCATCACAGCGACGCCGTCAATGCGCGCCGCTGCGGCAACCGCCCTCCTTCTTTTGCGCGTGCGCAATCAGCCATGCGCCTGCCGGCTGTCCGCCGGCGCCTGTTCACGTTGGCTGTCGCCGTAATCACGCACCACCTGTGCTACCCGCAGCCGGTAATCGTGCAATACGCCATCGCGGCCGCGCGCCTGCGCCGCACGGTGCTCCTCCAGATTGCGCCACTGCCGCACCGCCTCTTCGTCACGCCAGAAGGAGAGCGACAGCAGTTTGTCCGGCTCGGCCAGGCTTTGGAAGCGTTCGATGGAAATAAAGCCGTCAATCTGCGCCAGCAGCGGCTTCAGCTGCGCCGCCATCGCCAGATAGGTCTCCTGCCGGCCTTCGGCCGCGTGCAATTCAAAGATTACCGCAATCATCTTTTCCTCCCGGCGCAGCGCGCCTTGTCGATAAGCTGACGCCAGCCTAAACTCATCCGTACCACGACACTTCGCCATGGAGCGAAATATGCATCACGATGAAATCGACCAGCGGCTGGCGGCAATCGGCGCCGTTATCGCCGACCGTTCGCGGGCGCGTATGCTGTGCCTGTTGATGGACGGCCGCGCCTATACCGCCACGGAACTGAGCGTGGCGGTCGATGTGGCGCCGTCGACCGCCAGCAGCCATCTGGCGCGGTTGCAGGATCAGCGGCTGATCGCCTGCGTCAAACAGGGGCGCTACCGCTATTTTCGTCTGGCGGATGGCGAAGTGGCCGCCGCGCTGGAATCGCTGATGGCGCTGGCGGGCGCGCCGCGACCGGTAGTGAAAAGCAGCACGCCGACGGCGCTGCAGCTGGCCCGCACCTGCTATGACCATATGGCCGGCGAGGTAGCGGTCAGCCTGCATAACCGGCTGTTTGCGCAGGAGTGGCTGTGCGGCGACGACTATCAGCTGACACCGCAAGGACGCAGCGCGCTGGAACGGTTGGGGGTCAACTGTGCGCTCCCCGCCTCCCGCCGCCGTTTCGCCTGCGGCTGCCTGGACTGGAGCGAACGACGCGAACATCTGGGCGGCGCGCTGGGCGCAGCGCTGCTGGCCGCCTTCGAACGGCGCAGCTGGGTGCGCAAACAGCTCGATAGCCGTCAGTTGCACATCACGCCGGCGGGAAAAAAAGCGCTGGCCGCACATTTTGGCATATCGCTGTAACGGCGCGCTGCGCTAGCCTTATTACTGTACCCTACGGGCGCCGACCTGTGCCCCCGTCTAACGTGAGGAGCCACTATGTTTGATGCCACCGAATTTCCCATCACCACCCGCTGGCCGGCGCAGCATCCGGAACGGCTACAGCTCTATTCCCTGCCGACGCCCAACGGCGTCAAAGTGTCGATCATGCTGGAAGAGACCGGCCTGCCTTATGAGGCGCATCTGATTGATATCGGCCAGAACGAAACCTGGACGCCGGAGTTTCTGTCATTGAACCCCAACGGCAAAATCCCGGCGATCCTCGATCCGGCCGGGCCGGACGGCAAACCGCTGGCGCTGTTCGAATCCGGCGCCATTTTGCTGTATCTGGCAGAGAAATGCGGTGAGTTCCTGCCGCAGGATCCGGTACAGCGCATTGAAACCATTCAGTGGGTATTCTTCCAGATGGCGGCGGTAGGGCCGATGTTCGGCCAGCTCGGCTTCTTCCACAAGTTCGCCGGACGCGAATATGAAGACAAACGCCCGCTGCAGCGCTATCAGAAGGAGTCGCAGCGCCTGCTCGGCGTGCTGAATGAGCGGCTGGAAAACCGCGAGTGGATCATGGGTGCAGATTACACCATCGCCGATATTTCCCTGCTCGGCTGGGTGCGCAACCTGATTGGCTTCTACGAAGCGCGCGAACTGGTGTCGTTCGACAGCTTCCCCCACGTCGGCGCCTGGCTGGAGCGCGGTCTGGAACGCCCGGCGGTGCAGCGCGGCCTGAACATCCCGGCGCGACCATAAGCCGTATCACCGGTCGCCTGCCCGGCGGCCGTTATCTTTTTGTTACCTGACGCGGCTGGCAATTAGACGCCGCATACGCCTCACCGCTTAATTTGCCGGCAAAGAGGGGATGCTTAGCCGGCAAATAATACAATTCCTGCAAAACTTAAATTAAATTCGCATTAAACCTTATATTTTCTGTAAGTTTTGAAACTTTTTTTAGTTACAAAAGTAGTTTTTAACATTCCTGTAAAGAATAATACCCCACCAGTAAACGTGAACCGCACATTTGCTCTTCAGCGTCGCTACGAATAAGCCACTTTTCGTTAAATACCCTGTTAACAAAAAGGGCTTATCGCTATTTACGCGCCGAGGACAATGCGCGTTTTCACGAATATCCAGGGTTATTACCGATAAATTCTTTCACCTGCAATGAGTAGAATTTACACAAAAGAGATTTGATTTAATGAGAAAATTACTCGTTCTGTTTTTCTGCGCCAACCTGTTCGGCCTTGGCCAGCAGGCCGTCGCCGCAGAAAATAAAAACGTCGACGTTATGCTGATCGGCGGCGGTATCATGAGCGCCACGCTGGGCACTTACCTGCATGAACTGGAGCCGGACTGGACCATCGATATGGTCGAGCGCATGAACTCCGTGGCCCAAGAGAGCTCCAACGGCTGGAACAACGCCGGCACCGGCCACTCCGCGTTCTGCGAAATGAACTACACCCCGGAAAAAGAAGACGGCACCATCGATATCAACAAAGCGGTGACCGTTAACGAATCTTTCGAGATCTCCCGCCAGTTCTGGTCTTATCAGGTCAAAAACAACGTCCTGGGCAATCCGAAATCATTCATCAACAGCGTGCCGCACATGAGCTTTGTCTGGGGAGACGATAACATCAACTTCCTGCGCAAACGCTACGCCGCGCTGCAGCACAGCACCCTGTTCCGCGGGATGGAGTACTCTGAAGATCCTGCGCAGATCAAACAGTGGGCGCCGCTGATGATGGAAGGCCGCGATCCGGCGCAGAAAATCGCCGCCACCCGCATGCCGCTGGGCACCGACGTTAACTTCGGCGTGATCACCCATCAGCTGGTGGACAGCCTGTCCAAAGACAAAAAATTCAACCTGAGCCTGGGCCATGAAGTACGCGATATCAAACGCAACCCGGACAACAGCTGGGCGGTGACCATCGCCGATCTGAACAACGGCGGTAAAGAAACCACCACCAACGCCAAGTTCGTGTTTATCGGCGCCGGCGGCGCGGCGCTGCACCTGCTGCAGAAGTCCGGCATTCCGGAAGCAGACGGCTACGGCGGCTTCCCGGTCGGCGGTCAGTTCCTGGTTACCAGCAACCCGGAAGTTGCCAATCAGCACCTGGCGAAGGCCTACGGCCTGGCCAGCGTCGGTTCCCCGCCAATGTCGGTACCGCACCTGGATACCCGTATGCTGGACGGCAAACGCGTGCTGCTGTTCGGACCGTTCGCTACCTTCTCCAGCAAATTCCTGAAAAACGGTTCGCTGTTTGATCTGATCGTTTCCATGAACAGCTCCAACCTGATGCCAATGACCCACGTCGGTCTGGATCACTTCGATCTGGTGAAATACCTGGTCGGTCAGCTGATGATGAACGACGACGATCGCTTTGCCGCGCTGAAAGAGTACTACCCGGACGCCAAGCAGGAAGACTGGAAACTGTGGACCGCCGGCCAGCGCGTACAGATCATCAAGAAAGATGCTGATAAAGGCGGCGTGCTGCAGTTCGGCACCGAAGTGGTCAGCTCGCAGGACGGCAGCATCGCCGCACTGCTGGGCGCGTCACCGGGCGCTTCCACCGCTGCGCCAATCATGCTGCACCTGATGGAAAAAGTGTTCAAAGACAAAGTGGCAACGCCGCAGTGGCAGGCCAAGCTGAAAGAGATCATCCCGTCCTACGGCCAAAAGCTGAACGGCAACGTGGAAATGACCAACAAGATCCGCAGCTACACCAGCAACACGCTGCAGCTGAACTATGTTGAAGTGAAACCGGAAGCTGCTGAAGCGCAGTAAACCTACGCGGCCGGCAACGGCCCCGCTCCGGTAACCGCACATGCCAGTCAGTCAACGCTGACTGGCATTTTTTATGCCGTATTATCTCGCCGGATTCGCGGGAATATTCAATGCCACCGGCAATCACTCATATCGCCTTGATATGCCCCTACCGCCAGCGGAGCATTTTTCGCTCCCCTGATTTACCAAGTTCCCTCTTGCGTAATGGATTTTGCCCGCCTATTATCAAAGCACAAACTTGGATAATTAGCCTGTTCATACCTGAAACACCGGTTTTACGTATGAATGGCGACGCCTTATCTCTTGAGATCTGAATGTCGTACCTGCGGGAGAATTTAAATAATGGATCGCGCCAATATCATTCACGACTTACTGGACTGGATTGAAACTCACCTGGACCAACCGCTGCTGCTGGATAACGTGGCGGCAAAATCGGGCTACTCCAAATGGCACCTGCAACGCATGTTCCGCAGCACCACCGGCCACGCCCTCGGCAGTTACATCCGCGAACGCCGGCTGTCGAAAGCCGCTCAGGCGCTGCGATCGACGCCGCGCCCGATCCTGGATATCGCCCTGCAATATCATTTTGATTCCCAACCCTCGTTTTCCCGTGCGTTCAAAAAACAGTTCGGCAAAACGCCGGCGGTTTACCGTCGCAGCGACTGGGGCGGCTTTGACGATGCGCCGCTGCCTGCCGCCGCGCAGCCGGCACAGCATCAGGACTCGCCGGGGCTGCAGCTGCTGTACGCCAAACAGTGCGTCGACGGCAAATGCAGCAACTGGATGGGGCAGCGCTGACCTCACCCGCCGTATCCGCCGATAAAAAAGGGCGCCGTCATGATAACGGCGCCCTGATTGTTTGCGGCTTACGCGGCCGGACGATCAGTTAGTTATAGCGAATCTCATAGGTAGCGTAGCTCTGAATCGGCCCGGAGGTGGTTTTTTTCGGCGCCTGCGTCACATAGCCGATGTAATAGGTAAAGGTGCCGACGTCCTTGGCGCCGATTTCCGGCTGCACGCTGTTCTGATCCGGATCGGCCGGAATAATTTTATTCGACTTGTCCAGGGTATCGTTACCGTTTACCGACAGGGCCAGCGCAATATTACTGGCTCCGTCGCTCAGGCTGTTCGCCAGATAGCCGGCGTCCTCATTCGCGCCCTGCAGCAGGTTGCCCCCCACCCAGCTGACGCTGATGTTACGCAGATCGGCGTCCGAGAGCGTTTCCGCAGAGCCCTCCATAATCTGGCAGTTGCTCAGTTGAATGGTAAAAGACTTTGGCTTCAGATAAGCGCCGGCGCCGCGGTTATGCACTTCCTGCAGCGAGACCGGCGCCAGATAAACGTTGGCGTCGCTGCCCTGGCCGTTGACCGAGACGGAGCAGGAGGTATCGGTGATTTTGCCCAGAAAATCGACCCGGCCGCCGTCGGTATCCGGCGTCGCGGCCTGCGCCAGCGCGCAATACCCCATTCCGGCAATCAGCAATGATACACAGCGTTTCATAATAGCGTTCCTTATATACCGGGGCGCAGGCTGAGGCGCAGCGCTCTGGACGTTTCCGTTAGTCATAGGTCAGGTTGAACACCATATGGGCTTCAACCGCGCCGGAGGTAATCTTCGACAGGTACTGGTAAAAACGCGCGGTGTACGACAGGTCGATATACTGCATCTGGTTATTCGCCAGACGGCCGACGTTATACGCCTTTTTAAACTGCAGCGGGTTCATCCGGCTGTCCAGCACCTGCACGCCGACGCCCTGCGCCGCGCTGCTGTCGGTTCGCTCATTTTTCAGCACCCCCTGGCTCAGCGCAGTGCCGGTCGCCAGGTTGCCGTCAAAGGTCATGTTGACGTTGGCATAGCCGGCCACGCTGACGCCGCCGCTGCACTGCAGCTGAATCGGGAATTTTCGTCCGCCGGCAAAGGTGCCGACGCCGTTCAGATCGCTGGTTTTAATCGCACCGATATCCACGCTGAAGTTATTGCCGCCCATCACCGTGCAGGACGGCGAAACGATGGTCAGCGCATTGGCGCTCAGGTAAGTTTCCAGAATCGGGTTGGAGCCATACACATAGTCGTACGAGGTATATTTACCGCTGGCAACGCTGCCGCTGCCGGTTACCGCCGCGGTCTTGATCACCTGCAGAGTAAAGGTGGAACCCGCCAGGTAGTAGCGCGTACCGCGACCGGCGTTAAAGTTTTTCACTTCCGGATAGGTGAACTGGATCTCGCCGCCGCGGCGGAAACGCAGCCCGATGCCCGGCACGTTGGTGGAATACACCTTGTTGCCCAGATCCTGCACGCCGGTGGCGACAATTCTGGCGGAAAAGTCGTTGCGGCCGGTGCAGTAGTAGTTGATGCCGCTCTGGCTCATGGTCCAGCTCTTTTCATACAGCACCGAGCCAATCGGCGCGTTCGGGTCCACCACCACGCGGCCGACCACCATATCCAGCTGCACGGTCGGCGTATTGTAGCGGGTACAGGCGGCATAGGCCTGCCCGGCGGCCAGAGCGGCAATCACCACCAGCCAACGACAGAGATTTTTTACTGACATACCGCATCCTTAGTTGAGGCCGGGTTCAGAGCGATAGTGCACCGACCGTTGCTCCAGGTGATCACCGCCTGCTTCGCGGTGTCCGAGGAGATAAACAGCGTGCT
The nucleotide sequence above comes from Serratia rhizosphaerae. Encoded proteins:
- the moeB gene encoding molybdopterin-synthase adenylyltransferase MoeB — translated: MLPELTDAETLRYNRQIVLRGFDFDGQEQLKASHALIIGLGGLGCAAAPYLAAAGVGRLTLVDFDSVALSNLQRQILHSDQRIGISKVASARQTLVEVNPHVAIDTVDKQPDDEQMAALIAACDVVLDCTDNVATRDQLNRLCHAQRKPLVSGAAIRMEGQLSVFTYQPGEPCYRCLSRLFGDTALTCVEAGVMAPLVGTIGSLQAMEAIKLLTRYGQPLVGKLLMFDAMSMQFREMKLPKNPQCEVCGAEAE
- a CDS encoding ABC-F family ATPase, whose protein sequence is MQFGSKPLFENISVKFGGGNRYGLIGANGCGKSTFMKILGGDLVPSGGNVALDPNERLGKLRQDQFAFEQYSVLDTVIMGHTELWEVKEERDRIYALPEMSEEDGYKVADLEVAYGEMDGYSAEARAGELLLGVGIPVEQHYGPMSEIAPGWKLRVLLAQALFSDPEILLLDEPTNNLDIDTIRWLEQVLNERNSTMIIISHDRHFLNMVCTHMADLDYGELRVYPGNYDEYMTAATQARERLLADNAKKKAQIAELQSFVSRFSANASKSKQATSRARQIDKIQLDEVKASSRQNPFIRFEQNKKLFRNALEVEALTKGFDNGPLFNKLNLMLEVGEKVAVLGTNGIGKTTLLKTLVGDMQPDNGSVKWSENAKIGYYAQDHEYEFDETLTVFDWMSQWKQENEDEQAVRSVLGRLLFSQDDIKKKVKVLSGGEKGRMLFGKLMMQRPNILIMDEPTNHLDMESIESLNMALEMYEGTLIFVSHDREFVSSLATRILEITPNKVIDFTGNYEDYLRSQGIA
- a CDS encoding DUF943 family protein, translating into MDMRVKLVLLVMAGVLIGYAFWLLLRPVEIVAVHQDDDFSAVLVKSFPLTDKGKISWWMKNKDRLKERYGVPKPAPDGNFYITFWLFGDGYKEEGKYDRRCFDDMKTKVNCIEKEVVFSVNNDSRNRIHFTTYSGGDYLLTDNGEVVSYEYR
- a CDS encoding DUF943 family protein; the protein is MTVINKKRNAFLLLVVGVLAVYIAWWFSRPVKIVAVHEDGHFSSVLVKNFPFTTRGKIEWWLQHKDMLKERYGIPKPASYGNFSVNFWLFGDGYKEEGKYDRLCFDDMKTRVNCIEKDIVFSVSKSKNLGVVFFADGGIYRIDKNGKIAKVNID
- a CDS encoding DUF943 family protein; translation: MNVKNKKTKKIILIMGCIFLGYILWLLLRPVKIVAVHENGNFSSVLVKSFPFTTRGKIEWWLQNKDMLKERYGIPKPASYGNFSITFWLFGDGYKEEGKYDRRCFNDMKTKVNCIEKDIVLNVRNSKNMGVVFFANGGIYRIDKNGKITKVNID
- a CDS encoding YPO3983 family protein, which codes for MAALQFPCTIFKTQKRMDDYGASDMRSGDLSASQLKTHFRLADVSATVDPWTLTRKRLHQTHPRAYAMVSRLSAPQQTLTRRECAAILFDELRQLSRMFALYGPYKYLIGKMIDHLQYGNGMPFASPHLDRALREHILGDKTDDSSLLKIKFALIENIDWKNRTYLPAIREELTKTILDSKLPKFDRFQDNFNGMGITVHDTWATHVTIKSLHIEKDRYRALINYQIQDHFGLDDGDISKFKFNQFRFFRIWFLLQRYNQFGFKPFMTNMNATVEIIGSEDERKK
- a CDS encoding antibiotic biosynthesis monooxygenase family protein, with amino-acid sequence MIAVIFELHAAEGRQETYLAMAAQLKPLLAQIDGFISIERFQSLAEPDKLLSLSFWRDEEAVRQWRNLEEHRAAQARGRDGVLHDYRLRVAQVVRDYGDSQREQAPADSRQAHG
- a CDS encoding ArsR/SmtB family transcription factor, with the protein product MHHDEIDQRLAAIGAVIADRSRARMLCLLMDGRAYTATELSVAVDVAPSTASSHLARLQDQRLIACVKQGRYRYFRLADGEVAAALESLMALAGAPRPVVKSSTPTALQLARTCYDHMAGEVAVSLHNRLFAQEWLCGDDYQLTPQGRSALERLGVNCALPASRRRFACGCLDWSERREHLGGALGAALLAAFERRSWVRKQLDSRQLHITPAGKKALAAHFGISL
- a CDS encoding glutathione S-transferase N-terminal domain-containing protein, with the protein product MFDATEFPITTRWPAQHPERLQLYSLPTPNGVKVSIMLEETGLPYEAHLIDIGQNETWTPEFLSLNPNGKIPAILDPAGPDGKPLALFESGAILLYLAEKCGEFLPQDPVQRIETIQWVFFQMAAVGPMFGQLGFFHKFAGREYEDKRPLQRYQKESQRLLGVLNERLENREWIMGADYTIADISLLGWVRNLIGFYEARELVSFDSFPHVGAWLERGLERPAVQRGLNIPARP
- a CDS encoding malate:quinone oxidoreductase, which translates into the protein MRKLLVLFFCANLFGLGQQAVAAENKNVDVMLIGGGIMSATLGTYLHELEPDWTIDMVERMNSVAQESSNGWNNAGTGHSAFCEMNYTPEKEDGTIDINKAVTVNESFEISRQFWSYQVKNNVLGNPKSFINSVPHMSFVWGDDNINFLRKRYAALQHSTLFRGMEYSEDPAQIKQWAPLMMEGRDPAQKIAATRMPLGTDVNFGVITHQLVDSLSKDKKFNLSLGHEVRDIKRNPDNSWAVTIADLNNGGKETTTNAKFVFIGAGGAALHLLQKSGIPEADGYGGFPVGGQFLVTSNPEVANQHLAKAYGLASVGSPPMSVPHLDTRMLDGKRVLLFGPFATFSSKFLKNGSLFDLIVSMNSSNLMPMTHVGLDHFDLVKYLVGQLMMNDDDRFAALKEYYPDAKQEDWKLWTAGQRVQIIKKDADKGGVLQFGTEVVSSQDGSIAALLGASPGASTAAPIMLHLMEKVFKDKVATPQWQAKLKEIIPSYGQKLNGNVEMTNKIRSYTSNTLQLNYVEVKPEAAEAQ
- a CDS encoding helix-turn-helix domain-containing protein; its protein translation is MDRANIIHDLLDWIETHLDQPLLLDNVAAKSGYSKWHLQRMFRSTTGHALGSYIRERRLSKAAQALRSTPRPILDIALQYHFDSQPSFSRAFKKQFGKTPAVYRRSDWGGFDDAPLPAAAQPAQHQDSPGLQLLYAKQCVDGKCSNWMGQR